A segment of the Populus alba chromosome 9, ASM523922v2, whole genome shotgun sequence genome:
NNNNNNNNNNNNNNNNNNNNNNNNNNNNNNNNNNNNNNNNNNNNNNNNNNNNNNNNNNNNNNNNNNNNNNNNNNNNNNNNNNNNNNNNNNNNNNNNNNNNNNNNNNNNNNNNNNNNNNNNNNNNNNNNNNNNNNNNNNNNNNNNNNNNNNNNNNNNNNNNNNNNNNNNNNNNNNNNNNNNNNNNNNNNNNNNNNNNNNNNNNNNNNNNNNNNNNNNNNNNNNNNNNNNNNNNNNNNNNNNNNNNNNNNNNNNNNNNNNNNNNNTcagtaaataaaaagatagaaagTTCATCAGATATCATCAGTAACGTTTTTTATGCTTTCGGCGCGTGTATATGCATGGGAGAATTGAGGCGTCCATTTTATGCGAATGCACATGACATATATAGCCCCGACCCGTTATAATGTATCAACACAAAAACACTAATGTATGCTTAAAATCTTAGTAAAAATCTAAGATATTCTGCAGTGGAAAAATCATAAACAGGAATTGCCTGAAAAGTAATTAGAATGTTGTGTTTAATTAACCGTGTGACTGCAAACAAAGGAAAGACGAACTCCCAGTCCTGCAGccacttatatattttttttcatatgtcaaCATGGACATTAAGCAGAATTATTCGAATCAATCCCAAATCATAACAACTGCAATAACTCCCACCCCAAGGCACACAGCAACGAACTTGAAGAATGGAGTGTCGGAGTACAATTTAGCTTGCGGATGGAATCCTTTTAGCTATGAGATGGTTGATGGCAACATAGATAAAAAACTCCACATGCAAGTCCCATGGAGATAGCATAGATCCAATCAGCTTCTCGGCCTTGAGCAGTGGCATCAATGGCGATGCCTATCCCTACTCCAACGGGGCTGGAAATAGCAAAAGCAAAAGAATACGCCGCGGTTAATAGAAATGGCCTCCTCGGGAGCATCCTAAGCAGAGCGATTCCCATTCCAATGGCTGCAAAGATTTTGTGCAATGATATAGTCCAAAGATTCCTCCATGCCTCTGCCTTGGTccctaaaacaaaaattaaacacatgatAACACTGAGGTGTTAACATTAAACAAGAAAACTCCCTCGCTAAATTTTGCACCTCGACCCTAGCTAGCTACTCAAGCTAATAACAAGTACCATTACCAAGATTATTTGTATGTGCTTGTGTCAAATTATGCGTTATCAGGCATCAGCTATCACTAAATATAAAAAGCacctgtgtgtgtgtgtactgAGTAATACCCATCCATGGCGTAAGTGTATTGGAGCTAACAATGAAGCAATGCATAGATAATGGATAACCCTTACATAGAGTTACAGTTATGAATTGATGAAGGCAACTGCCTATGCTTGCTAACATATTTAGCTCTTATGACTGTATGAGCTCAACTACAAGAAGAAACTATTAGAAGGTGTTAAGCATCGCATgcataaatataaagaatatcACAGCAAACACacagaaaagaaacaacaataTAACATAGTGATGCTTTTACGTGATTCGGCTAATTAAGTGTTTACGTCTacaagtaaagaaaagaaactttaCTATAGTAATAATCAATAATAGCTCACAAAATCTCACAATTTGACTCGCTAGAAAATAAACCTAAGCACATATTTACAGGAATATGTTTTAATcctaatgggaaaaaaaataagtcgcAGTGATATTCTCCATTACTAGCTAGGTCAAACCAATCCTAACCTTAAAAGAACTCATTGTCAAATCTTCATTAGAATTAACCACATCATAACATAAGGAGATGGGATTCAGATTGATAAACTGTCATAGAAGTTAccaaaactcataaaattaacaatgaaATCAAGCTTACCAAATAcagattgattaattttaaaaactttcctGTCAGCTAGCTTTGCTAAATATGGAAGTTGCCAGAAGATATATAACTCCAATTAATGAACCAGTGGAAGTTCATTACCATATCCCTTAATTTGACAATTGTTATAGCAGTCGAGGGGACCCCAAAATCTCTAATTTTGTAGAAAGTGACTCGACTAATTATCCAGTAACCAAACCCAGATGATACCTTCATGCATCTCATGCGATTTCATTGCAATGAAAGAAACTAACCAGTCAAGAAAAGGCAGCATGGATGAAGAAACATGTGTTTGGGCAAACTATGAACCTCAAAAATCAACTTAAAGAGGTTTAATTACCTGCAACTCCAACGGCAATACCCTCAAAAACTGAATGAAAACACAAGGCAAGGATGAGGAGTATGGTGTCCCCAAGAGACGTGGTCTTCAAGAAAATGGGATCGGCATCCATGGCGACATCTTTACCATCCTCTTGAGCTACCCTTCCTTCATCCACTTGCACTCTAGCTTCTCTTTCACCACCTGACCTTGTTACGAACATCACTATGCAATCACCAAGCATGGTTAAAAGATAGCCAGCAGAGGCTAGCATGAACGAGAAAGGGTATGTCTTGGCAGTGAGACTGCTAAGAGTGGCAGCCGAATCGCTCAAGAAATGCATGAGAGAGGTCCCTAGAAAAACCCCACCGGCGAACTGTGTGCCCAAGAGAAGGAAATTCTCGTTCCATCGATAGAAGTAGGGAGAGATACCACCTGCGAATGTGGTAACTAGCAGTATGATCACACACCATACTTTCACCAGAATCAAGCTTTTCGAATGCAAATGTACGTCACCCTCGCTGCTCCCGTTTTTTCATCTTGACCTCCGTGGCTACTGATTAGAGAGAATTGCAGGATCAATATTAGAGAGATCAACAAAGAGGTTGACTTGGGAGTTTTTCAAACAAGACATGAAATATTTAGCCATGAATTAATTGAGTGGATGTATCATCAACTTTCTTGATATGATTTTTGCATGATTACTTGCACCCCCCcccctattatatatatatcatatattaCACGACTTCTTGTCATTTTTAAGCGAAAAATaatacttcataaaaaaaaaaagtgaaaaagatatcacatatatataatgttaTCTGTATACAATGAGATTGAGTAAAACGGAAATAATTAAATGCAAGCAGGCGGATGATCTGATGCATCTGCTCCATTCATTTGTAGTACAGTTTTATTGCTGTACTAACACACCAAATAAATCAAAGGACTTCCAATCTCGGATATAATGGATGTTTGTACTTCACTCTTGATGGGAGTTCGAGGCATGTATAATAGTCAATGCTTAGTTATCGAAGAAATCtaagaatattaatttgtaattttgtaattagtactaatttaatttaatgaccTAGTTGTGATGAATTTGCTTGAGGTCGATCGTTGGAGTTAAATGGTCCCCTCCATTTTGTTTAATTGCTTTTATATATGCTATGCCTTATGCAGGGGTGGAGCTGAAATTATATAACAGCTAGTgctaaaacttaaaatataatttattataaaaaatttatctatttaaaataaaatatattattttattttatatttaatcactaaaaatataaaaatttaaaatattttgcaggACCGAGACCCCTACCCGCCTCCCCAATTCCGCCCTGGCTTATGGGTCAAATGTTTAGCAAGTCTTACAccaataattcattaaaaataataagggcAAATTTTACATAatccttttaattattgttcGGAGCATCATTAGTCTTTGGACTAAAATTTACGTGCCAACAACAATCCAGACTAATTCCGTCGATGAAAATTAGGTTTCTAGCCACAAGAAAGGTTTAttagggtaattttttttattgaggtcACTGTGAAGGGCTCCCACATCCTTTTTAGCTAACAACTCCGGTTAATAACCATATCTAATGGCGAAAAACATGGAAGAAGAGAGGAGCTAAGACTTGATCAGCCTTACATTCCACAACAACGAAACAAAACACGCAGATTCAAGAGCATTTTCAAACTGTTTGGGCAGCCTGAGATTTTCTTTAGCCTCTATGTTTTTCTAAACTGATTGAAGGAAACTCGTGTGTACATGCGAAGTGACATGAACAAGAAACAGTAAAACAGAGTCATCGGTCCCCGCCACCCGGCAAAGTGTAGACTGTAGGGCAACCTTGAGTTTTAGCCCCGTGTCGAGGCTTTTCTGATAGTATTATTTGTGATGTGTAGACTGTCCAACGATGGGctttgagatttgaaaaaagttttgaGCAATGTAATTTTCACAAACGTTTTATATTACAGATAGGTTGGATTCATAGTGCATCACGCCTGAGCAGGAACATCGTCATCAGCCATGCTCAACAGGGGTGACTGcgtcaaaactttttttttgctttcagaTCAATGCTCAACAGTtgatttttgcttctttctaaTCCATGATATGCAGAGCTAAGAATGAGGGAGCGATTCAAGCTAAATTTCCCTCTGGTCAAGCAAAGGTTACGTTAGATAAAAGCCCATCTATAAATTATTTACACAGGCATAAGAGAAATTCATTTTCATGCAATCACAGATTGAAACATGATAAAAGTTTTCCTACACAGCTTCATTGATTTACTTGGGCAGTCATTAAACCATGTCTGACCCATCAGATTCACTCTCTCTGTTTTCCTGCCATCCGGAACCGATCAGAAATTTACACACAGGGCACGTGCCTTGCTGCCGCAGCCATGGATCAATACAGTTGGTATGAAACTGCAAACGAGGAGAAAACCAACATTGATTTAAAGTCATCAATACAGCATACAAATTAAATGGAATGCTTGTTAATGACTTAATAAGCCAAGCATTTACCACCGGAAGATATTTAAAACAGTTGATTCAGGGTTAGCTAACCATACAGCAACCACTGAAGAAGTTACACCGAGACTCAGTGAGAGAATACGAGTCAGAAAGGAAATGGTGACAAAACACTCAGCATAGATTTTTGGTATTcagttaaaagaaaaggattttcaAAGAATAGCTGCTTTAGCTAAAACTTTGAGGAATATCTGGTTCACTCACATTACAATGGAAGGTAATGTCATTGCGAAAGCGTGAGCAGATCAGATGACTTAGTTGCTTGGTTCTGATGCAAGTTTGGTTTCATCTGTGGTTTTTAGGTTTTCCCTGTCCTAACTTTTGTGTAATTTGCCATTTTCTTGATGGCTttctagttatatatatataagattttcaAAGAACAGACAAATGCAGGTCATTGAAGACATCCATGGCAAGCTAAAAGATGGGGTAATGGGACAAAAACTTTGCAAATTTAAAGATCGAACTTCAATTTAAAGACAATTAGACTGATATATCTTAATAGTTTCAGAAATTCTTTCGAGATAATAACCCAAAATAgcatctaatataaaaaagtgGCAGTTGGGCTAGCCTGTAAgtcagcaattaaaaaaaaaaaaaaaaaacttatttttaagtcAGTTATAATCATAAATTTGGTAGGGAGGGAGGGTGAGTATGCCAGATTCACAGATGATTCACGTAAAGCATGTGAGACctcaaataattaaaagcaCAGTTGATAATATAAGTTGTTGAATGAAGTCTAAAATTTTTGGCAGACAATGATGGGACTTCGGAGCCAGAGGAAAAACCTGATGCAAACATGGCAAGCTACGAACTAGTTCCCCCGTGTTAACTTGCTCCAAACAAATAGTGCAAGTCAATTCATCTTCTGAAGTTTTCATGTTCCCATCTGCATTTTTCGAGTCTTGCTTTGTCTGCTTGTAAAATCAAAAACAAGATTCTAATTGACATCTATAAAAGTGAACAGAATAACTATTAAGAATGCTTTTTAACTCCACAAGCATGAAAAGCATACATGAATGAGTTGTTCCATCTATGGCCTAAAGTTATTCTGTTGCTCGTTGATCAAATAACAAAGAGTGATGAACTACAATGTGCATGGTAAAGTTGGATCATTTGTTTCTGGTCAAGTCCAGAACTATCGTCAATGGGAAAGGAATATTTTAATGCAATGCAGGTTGGCCATTAAAAGCAGTGATTTAACTTTCAGTGCGATCCATTTGATTATTCATGATGTTGATCCAAAGACTAAGATGGCAAGATAGCTCATCACAATTTTGGATCAAGTTCTTTAGCACTTAATATATTCCTCTGCTTTCAATGTTCTTAAACTGAACTACCAATTTTATGTAGAAGTCAAGATTAAGTTTCCATAGATTAACCCTCAGCGACTCAATCTGACTCAATCTTATTCTCCTCATGTCTGCTGCAGCACAAGGCAGGAACACACCATATGCTTTTGACCAAACCCTACACGAATATATCATCAGAACTGAACCAAAATGGCATCCCGCAGAAGGCaacttaaaattattcaatgaGAATTAATAAATGAGAAGCAGCAAATGAATGCTTGTTTTCTGTGATCTTTCATCTGTCCTCTTGGTACGTGATTAGAGATTCACAAATATGATGACCACACAAGCTAAATGAACGATCAACCATAATGACTCATCAGAACGCATTTCCATTGATTATGAAACTAAACTTCAGTGCAAAAAAAGTACCTCAGCTGGAGCTGAAGAAGATGAAGCATGCTGCAGAGATGCTATACCACTGTCGATGACAAAATGGAAATCATGTCAAAACCCTGCAAGTGTTCAGGGGGCAAGGATTAATGCAAAGCATGCCAACTTACTTCTCCTGAACAGGGACCTTATACTTGTGAACTGGCAAGGCATTTATCTCTTCCTCACTCATTGAGGTAGTAGAAGCATTACCAGAGTCCAGTGCTCTAAGAGTATCGTAATCTGCCACAGGAGGGAAGGATAACCATCAGCATGTGCACATTCAAAATACACACAGCAACTATATCACAGACCCACTTTTGTCTTGAACATCTCCAGGTGCATCTCCAACTTTCAGGAGATTACAAAACCTTATATATGGAAGCACACATCATAGAAAGAGTCATACCTAAATCATCAAATTCACGGTCAAGAAGAGCAAGCTGGAGCCTTAGTCCCTGCAACCGTCCTCTTGTTGCAAAAGCTATTGATGGCGGCATATGCAAACGCAGTTCAGTGTGACCCATCAAGCCACTGGCTGCTGCAGCATGAGCTCGTGCCTGAGCTTGAAGTTGTTGACAAGTTGCATACATTCTCAAGCTTGTGGCCATCAAAAAGACACCCACAACCAGCCAAAGCTGCAAGCATAGATAGACAGGACCAGTGAATTCTCTGTTAATATTTCAGATATATCAGAAACACCAGTAAGGCCCATGCCTCTAGCTCAATGAGGGCATACCAGGAAGTTTGGTGACATCTGATGAGAGTTTAAAATCATGAACAGCAAAAGAACTGCTGAATGAACAGGTCAGATTTgggttaaaaatgattttttctaagGTGAAGTTAAAGATGTGTATCAATAAGATGGaataaaaaaagaccaaagAGGTAAGAACATTACCCGTGACGAGAAAAGCAAGTGAATTGGAGTTAACTGGTCGAGCTGCATGAATACGCTGATAGGAAGCGGATAAAGTTAGTCAAATTGAATCTCTCATATTGCATATTTAAATATCTTATCTCAGAAGCAAAATACAAGTACCCAAAAGCATACATGCAAGCAAGTGAACATACCAGTGCAGGTCTTTCAGGAATGAAGCCTGAAAATCCACTTTCGATATCTCCTCTTGAGCCTCGAAACACAAAACTCATGGTTGCGAGAGCTTTCAAAGAACCACGCTTGTCTAAAGAAGTGACAGATAGTGCCAAAGCAAACTTAAAATCTACCAATGCCTCCAATTGTCCTTGAAACCTTCAAAATTTTCCAAATTGAAATGGATATAATACTGCAACTTAAATTAAAGTACAATGAGCCCTTAATTGTAACACATAATGATCATGAAGCTCTCCtacaaaatgaaaaggatagCAAAATACATTTCTGCAGAATACAATATTTCACACTTTTTCAACGGAATACCTCCATATGGCAGTTTATTGGTGCTAGTAAACTCTCCAAGCAAAATCATTGTTCCAACTGGTATAGGAAAATGCTAGCAGCAGTGTAACTacctcaaaagaaaaatatgaaaaatggttCTGCTGGCTTGTCTTATTTAAACATCCTCAAAAATTACACGTTAACCAACTTATCTTGGATTCTATTTCTGGGTAGGGTAAAAAAATTGAGTGTGTTTTCATGAGAAACTTCTTTTGATGGTCAGTTTTCTTGTTTGttcttagtttttatttccCATCAATGTTCTCATCAACACTACACcaacaatgttaaaaatataatacgATGCTCAATTGAGCATAATGAATGGACTATCTGGAAGAAGTCACGTGCATCGAAGACGCAGAGGCTCGTTTGTGCTTGTATGGTAAAAATAAGATCTTGTTCTTGGCAACGTGGTATGGCCAAACATGATCAAGtagaatgacaatattaatgaaAGGACTTTAAAACTAAACAGCTGTTTAATTGCAGAATCAAAGTTAAGGATCATGTCAATTGATCATAactgaagaaaaacaattttctcaAAGACAAATTAACAGAAGCGATGAATGGCTaacgattaattttttaaacaatcatGCCATCCATCTTGTCTTGTACATGGAGCATTTATGAAAATTCCCTAGCAATCATCCACATAAGCAGCAGAATATGATATTTACTTAATTGAGAAACTAAACTAATATGCCCCCCTGAACctgcattttatattttacatgcaCTAACATGCAGACCAAAATTTTATGACTCCACTGTTAATTCTTCAAAGCATTGGAAGAGTCTAAAATATAGAAACCATCTCCAATTATAAAATTTACAGACCAGTGCACAAAATTCGAACTTTCTCAGTGATAAATGAGAAGAAATTAAGCACATTTTTTTGGTCATGGAATGAAGAAAATAGTGAAAATTTAAGAAACCCCAAATTTATAAATCATCTTTAAAAATTGCGAACTAAGAGGAAGATCAGATGAATTACATGATCTCCCAAAACAAAGCTGTAAAACCCAGAAAGTTGCAGTCtataagaaaaacagaaaaaacaaattcaaaatctctcttaataaaaaccaaagtaAAAGTTTTTGGAATGAAATCTTAGCGAGGGATCGTGATTAAGCAAACATGAAGACAGAAATGCAGAAGAATAAGAGAGATGGACTTACAGTActaatacagagagagagagagagagagatcagagAACAAAGTTGAGACTTTTGAAAATAGAGAGATCTTATAGTTAAGAACTATGTAGAAGATAATTCAGATCTCTTTGTAAGTGGGGTATTAATATCGTGTTGTGAACAGGGGCTTGCGTTATTGCAATAACTCCTTGTCCGAAATGTAGTTGTCGATGTTTTGTTTTGTCTCCATCCCATTCTCAGGAGACCTCTAGAACCTGCCACGTCGATTTTGATTTCGTCGAAATAAtgccacgtaaattcttgtttatatatttttttcttttttttttttataaatagtaagGGTATTTTGGTACTAAGATGACAACCGTGttcattgaaaattttaaattttaaaaaagaaattaattgattttttttatgtgttttcaatcattttaatacattaatctcaaaaataatttttaacaaatagaaaaattattattttaatatatttcggcatgaaaagcactttaaaaattaatcgcAACCACACTTCTAAGTAGAAATAAATGCAAATATGCTTgccactatttttttaaaaaaaataggatgagtgtattttaaaagtatacataaacaatatatgtataatatttttattattttgatattttaatattaaaaaatatataaaaaaactatttaatgtatttaaaatatatatattacactacaatatcaaacatttTAAGATATTGTTTAGAAGTATTGGTGGACtagatttttaacaaaatttaattttaaaaagaattaaattaatatttttatcaccataatataatgatatcaaaataaaataaataaatatatatatatatatattaataaatgttcaaacaaaaattattttaaaaaataaatgcacatCAATCTCAAAACATCAACATAGtcacttttctttcttcttcttgaccttttatagtttttttattattttaaccaaTGAAAAAGGTGTT
Coding sequences within it:
- the LOC118034644 gene encoding E3 ubiquitin-protein ligase SDIR1 isoform X2; translated protein: MFQGQLEALVDFKFALALSVTSLDKRGSLKALATMSFVFRGSRGDIESGFSGFIPERPALRIHAARPVNSNSLAFLVTVLLLFMILNSHQMSPNFLLWLVVGVFLMATSLRMYATCQQLQAQARAHAAAASGLMGHTELRLHMPPSIAFATRGRLQGLRLQLALLDREFDDLDYDTLRALDSGNASTTSMSEEEINALPVHKYKVPVQENGIASLQHASSSSAPAEQTKQDSKNADGNMKTSEDELTCTICLEQVNTGELVRSLPCLHQFHTNCIDPWLRQQGTCPVCKFLIGSGWQENRESESDGSDMV
- the LOC118034662 gene encoding LOW QUALITY PROTEIN: zinc transporter 2-like (The sequence of the model RefSeq protein was modified relative to this genomic sequence to represent the inferred CDS: deleted 2 bases in 2 codons); this encodes MHFLSDSAATLSSLTAKTYPFSFMLASAGYLLTMLGDCIVMFVTRSGGEREARVQVDEGRVAQEDGKDVAMDADPIFLKTTSLGDTILLILALCFHSVFEGIAVGVAGTKAEAWRNLWTISLHKIFAAIGMGIALLRMLPRRPFLLTAAYSFAFAISSPVGVGIGIAIDATAQGREADWIYAISMGLACGVFIYVAINHLIAKGFHPQAKLYSDTPFFKFVAVCLGVGVIAVVMIWD
- the LOC118034644 gene encoding E3 ubiquitin-protein ligase SDIR1 isoform X4, which gives rise to MSFVFRGSRGDIESGFSGFIPERPALRIHAARPVNSNSLAFLVTAVLLLFMILNSHQMSPNFLLWLVVGVFLMATSLRMYATCQQLQAQARAHAAAASGLMGHTELRLHMPPSIAFATRGRLQGLRLQLALLDREFDDLDYDTLRALDSGNASTTSMSEEEINALPVHKYKVPVQENGIASLQHASSSSAPAEQTKQDSKNADGNMKTSEDELTCTICLEQVNTGELVRSLPCLHQFHTNCIDPWLRQQGTCPVCKFLIGSGWQENRESESDGSDMV
- the LOC118034644 gene encoding E3 ubiquitin-protein ligase SDIR1 isoform X1, with amino-acid sequence MFQGQLEALVDFKFALALSVTSLDKRGSLKALATMSFVFRGSRGDIESGFSGFIPERPALRIHAARPVNSNSLAFLVTAVLLLFMILNSHQMSPNFLLWLVVGVFLMATSLRMYATCQQLQAQARAHAAAASGLMGHTELRLHMPPSIAFATRGRLQGLRLQLALLDREFDDLDYDTLRALDSGNASTTSMSEEEINALPVHKYKVPVQENGIASLQHASSSSAPAEQTKQDSKNADGNMKTSEDELTCTICLEQVNTGELVRSLPCLHQFHTNCIDPWLRQQGTCPVCKFLIGSGWQENRESESDGSDMV
- the LOC118034644 gene encoding E3 ubiquitin-protein ligase SDIR1 isoform X3, with the translated sequence MFQGQLEALVDFKFALALSVTSLDKRGSLKALATMSFVFRGSRGDIESGFSGFIPERPALRIHAARPVNSNSLAFLVTVLLLFMILNSHQMSPNFLLWLVVGVFLMATSLRMYATCQQLQAQARAHAAAASGLMGHTELRLHMPPSIAFATRGRLQGLRLQLALLDREFDDLDYDTLRALDSGNASTTSMSEEEINALPVHKYKVPVQENGIASLQHASSSSAPAETKQDSKNADGNMKTSEDELTCTICLEQVNTGELVRSLPCLHQFHTNCIDPWLRQQGTCPVCKFLIGSGWQENRESESDGSDMV